Proteins co-encoded in one Arthrobacter alpinus genomic window:
- a CDS encoding ABC transporter substrate-binding protein: MAKNKFGLSSVIAVAGVSVLAMTACTGPAGGENNSGAAGGPVVVGTTDKTTFLDPAGSYDNGSFMVMNQIYPFVLNSEAGSADPKPDIAESAEFTSPTEYTVKLKAGLKWANGTDLDSKDVKFSFDRQVKINDVNGPASLLGNLDSVEAPDATTVVFKLKVGNDQTFPQVLTSPAAPIVDDSVFSADAITPDETIIAGKSYAGQFTIDSFKKNQLISFKKNPDYKGLLGPAKSESVTIKYFADSNNLKLEVQKGSIDVAWRSLTATDIESLKSDKNVKVDVGPGGEIRYIVFNFDIMPFGAKTPDADAKKALAVRQAMADSIDRAKIADQVYKGTYLPLYSPVPAGFTGAIEPLKSEYGDGKGGPDVVKAAKALADAGVQTPVKLDLQYNPDHYGSSSGDEYAAIKSQLEATKLFTVNLQSTEWVSYSKQRSEKGGIYPMYQLGWFPDYSDADNYLTPFFSEKNFLGNHYSNPEVQKMITEQVTTNDPAKRTKLIEDIQTAESKDLSTLPLLQGAQVAVSGANVNGTKDTLDASFKFRLGVLSK, translated from the coding sequence ATGGCAAAGAATAAGTTCGGCCTTAGCTCGGTGATTGCCGTTGCAGGCGTCTCCGTCCTCGCCATGACGGCCTGTACAGGCCCCGCAGGTGGAGAAAACAACAGCGGCGCCGCAGGTGGACCGGTTGTTGTCGGTACCACCGACAAGACCACGTTCCTGGATCCGGCAGGGTCCTACGACAACGGCTCGTTCATGGTCATGAACCAGATTTACCCGTTTGTGCTGAACTCGGAAGCTGGCAGCGCAGACCCCAAGCCGGATATTGCAGAATCGGCGGAATTCACCTCACCCACCGAATACACCGTAAAGCTCAAGGCTGGCCTCAAGTGGGCTAACGGCACCGACTTGGATTCCAAGGACGTGAAGTTCTCCTTCGACCGGCAGGTCAAGATTAATGACGTCAACGGACCGGCATCCCTGCTAGGTAATCTAGACAGTGTTGAAGCCCCTGACGCCACCACCGTGGTGTTCAAGCTCAAGGTCGGCAACGACCAGACCTTCCCGCAGGTACTGACCAGCCCGGCGGCGCCCATTGTGGATGACAGCGTCTTCAGTGCCGACGCCATCACCCCCGATGAGACCATCATTGCTGGCAAGTCATACGCCGGACAGTTCACCATTGATTCCTTCAAGAAGAACCAGCTGATCTCCTTCAAGAAGAACCCGGATTACAAGGGCCTGCTGGGTCCTGCTAAGTCCGAATCGGTGACGATCAAATACTTCGCCGATTCCAACAACTTGAAGCTGGAAGTTCAGAAGGGCAGCATCGACGTTGCGTGGCGCTCCCTCACGGCCACCGACATTGAGAGCCTCAAGAGCGATAAAAACGTCAAGGTTGATGTAGGACCCGGTGGCGAGATTCGCTACATCGTGTTCAACTTCGACATCATGCCGTTCGGCGCCAAGACACCCGATGCTGATGCTAAGAAGGCACTGGCCGTGCGCCAGGCTATGGCTGACTCCATTGACCGGGCAAAGATTGCAGACCAGGTATACAAGGGCACTTACCTGCCTCTGTACTCGCCGGTCCCCGCCGGATTCACCGGAGCCATCGAACCACTGAAGTCCGAATACGGCGACGGCAAGGGTGGCCCGGATGTTGTCAAGGCAGCCAAGGCACTCGCTGATGCTGGCGTTCAAACACCTGTGAAGTTGGACTTGCAGTACAACCCGGACCACTACGGTTCCTCCTCAGGTGATGAGTATGCGGCTATCAAGTCGCAGCTGGAAGCAACCAAGCTGTTCACGGTCAACCTCCAGTCGACCGAGTGGGTTTCCTACTCCAAGCAGCGCAGCGAAAAGGGTGGAATTTACCCGATGTACCAGCTTGGCTGGTTCCCGGACTACTCCGATGCTGACAACTACCTGACCCCGTTCTTCAGTGAGAAAAACTTCCTAGGCAACCACTACAGCAACCCGGAAGTTCAGAAGATGATCACCGAACAGGTGACCACCAACGATCCGGCCAAGCGCACCAAGCTGATCGAAGACATTCAGACGGCTGAGTCCAAGGACCTGTCTACTCTGCCGCTGTTGCAGGGTGCCCAGGTTGCGGTTTCCGGTGCCAACGTCAACGGCACCAAGGACACGTTGGATGCTTCCTTCAAGTTCCGTTTGGGCGTTCTGTCCAAGTAA
- a CDS encoding ABC transporter permease has translation MTALIDLPAEEPALQAPKSKRKTGGSLGKYLAIRFVLIFPTIFILVTMVFFLMRLTGDPITAALGGRLPADQLAVRIHEAGYDRPLFIQYFEYLGQIATGNFGRTISDNLLISDMLATYGSATLELAVNSLVVALLIGIPLGMLAAYKRDKWQDAIARVAAIAFYATPVFFAGLILKLIFSIWLGWFPVAGRGTTSTEIFMAQLESPSGIYWLDALRSGNMSVFWDVAQHAVLPAVALGLLTAGIFLRLVRTNMIGTLSRDYVEAGRSRGVSEFRLITKHAYKPALIPIITVMGLQIALLLGGAVLTETTFEWKGLGFQLAQYLTARDFVAVQGIVVLLAVIVAVTNFIVDVIAALIDPRVRY, from the coding sequence ATGACCGCATTGATTGACCTGCCGGCGGAAGAACCCGCACTGCAGGCCCCCAAGAGTAAGAGGAAAACAGGCGGTAGCTTGGGCAAGTACCTTGCTATCCGCTTTGTTCTGATCTTTCCCACCATTTTCATCCTCGTCACCATGGTGTTCTTCCTGATGCGCCTCACTGGTGACCCCATCACGGCAGCCCTCGGTGGTCGGCTGCCGGCGGACCAACTAGCGGTACGCATTCACGAGGCCGGCTATGACCGGCCCCTCTTCATCCAGTACTTCGAGTACTTGGGCCAGATCGCCACTGGAAACTTTGGCCGCACCATCTCGGATAACCTGTTGATCTCTGACATGTTGGCCACGTATGGCTCGGCAACACTGGAATTGGCCGTCAACTCACTCGTCGTGGCCCTGCTGATCGGTATCCCGTTGGGCATGCTGGCTGCTTACAAGCGCGACAAATGGCAGGACGCCATCGCCCGCGTGGCGGCTATCGCTTTCTACGCCACACCGGTGTTCTTCGCAGGCCTGATCCTGAAGCTCATCTTCTCCATCTGGCTCGGCTGGTTCCCCGTAGCGGGCCGAGGCACCACCAGCACGGAAATCTTCATGGCCCAGCTGGAATCGCCGTCCGGCATTTACTGGCTCGATGCCCTGCGCAGTGGCAACATGAGCGTATTCTGGGACGTCGCCCAGCATGCCGTCCTGCCAGCCGTTGCCCTCGGTCTGCTGACCGCAGGCATCTTCTTGCGCTTGGTGCGCACCAACATGATCGGCACGCTGAGCCGGGACTACGTTGAGGCTGGACGTTCTCGTGGCGTCAGCGAATTCCGTCTCATCACCAAGCACGCGTACAAGCCTGCGCTGATCCCCATTATCACCGTGATGGGTCTGCAGATTGCGCTCCTCCTTGGCGGGGCAGTCCTGACCGAGACCACTTTCGAGTGGAAGGGACTCGGCTTCCAGCTGGCCCAATACCTCACAGCGCGTGACTTCGTGGCTGTGCAAGGGATCGTAGTTCTCCTGGCAGTCATCGTGGCGGTCACCAACTTCATCGTGGATGTCATTGCCGCGTTGATCGACCCGAGGGTGAGGTACTAG
- a CDS encoding ABC transporter permease, whose product METKKSLFSRLPVIAQLKKSMGLQRGMLVAGIVLTLIFLLTAALAPVISPYGPTQRFDETQAAPSSVHLWGTTAGGYDVLSRTIWGAQTAVFVIVIAVALSIFIGVILGLLSGYLGGWLDRILVVVADAIYAFPTLLLAMVMSIALTQGSSDMWAGIFAAAISITVVFIPQYFRVIRAETIRLKAEPFVESAIVVGASTVRIMARHIFKNATRTLPLIFTLNASEAILTLAGLGFLGFGIEPSSAAEWGYDLNHAQSDATAGIWWTGVFPGAAIVLTVLGLTLLGESMNDLNDPRLRGRKKTKKNAAKKQEELVEA is encoded by the coding sequence ATGGAGACTAAAAAGTCGCTTTTCAGCCGCCTGCCCGTCATTGCACAGCTCAAAAAGAGTATGGGGCTCCAACGTGGCATGCTCGTCGCGGGCATCGTCCTCACGCTGATCTTTTTACTGACCGCAGCGTTGGCGCCCGTAATTTCGCCCTACGGCCCCACCCAGCGATTCGACGAAACCCAGGCAGCGCCGTCGTCCGTTCACCTTTGGGGTACGACGGCGGGAGGTTACGATGTCCTCTCCCGCACCATTTGGGGGGCCCAGACAGCGGTCTTCGTAATTGTGATTGCGGTGGCTCTATCCATTTTCATTGGTGTCATCTTGGGCTTGCTCTCCGGTTACCTCGGGGGTTGGCTTGACCGGATTCTGGTGGTGGTGGCAGACGCTATTTACGCGTTCCCCACACTGCTGCTGGCCATGGTCATGTCCATTGCGCTCACGCAGGGAAGTTCGGATATGTGGGCGGGTATTTTTGCGGCGGCTATCTCCATCACCGTCGTGTTCATCCCGCAGTACTTCCGCGTGATCCGTGCCGAAACGATTCGGCTCAAGGCCGAACCGTTTGTGGAATCCGCCATTGTGGTGGGCGCCTCCACCGTTCGCATCATGGCCCGGCACATTTTCAAGAACGCCACCCGGACCTTGCCGTTGATCTTCACACTCAATGCCTCCGAGGCGATCTTGACTTTGGCTGGGCTTGGCTTCTTGGGCTTCGGTATTGAGCCGTCATCCGCAGCGGAATGGGGCTACGATCTCAACCACGCGCAGTCGGATGCTACCGCCGGTATTTGGTGGACGGGTGTGTTCCCAGGTGCTGCCATTGTGCTGACGGTGCTGGGCCTGACTCTCCTCGGTGAGTCCATGAACGATCTCAATGACCCGCGCCTGCGTGGACGCAAAAAGACAAAGAAGAACGCCGCGAAGAAGCAAGAGGAGTTGGTGGAAGCATGA
- a CDS encoding dipeptide ABC transporter ATP-binding protein encodes MSRSTENAANASVPKGEKSPRSVLEIADLKVTFATDQGDVLAVKDVSFTVAPGEIVAIVGESGSGKTVTAKTILGLLPETADSSGAVIISGNDVLSVSAQEMRQIRGRDVAMVFQEPSTALNPVYTVGWQIAEGLRAHRPEGKRVGKKEARKLAIEALAKVGIPEPEKRVDYYPHQFSGGQKQRVVIAAALALNPGLIVADEPTTALDVTVQAEILELLRDLRDRYGTSIVLITHNMGVVADLADRVVVMYQGDVVEEASSAVLFDAPQQDYTKALLAAVPHLGRNSASAGFTERAFQDKEVLVRATDLEIEYPGRLGSPAFKAVDKVSFTISAGEVFGLVGESGSGKTTIGRAIAGLNRTTGGSLNVLGYEMLNYKERTFRPLRKDIGFVFQDPAASFNPYLSIGECVAEPLLIHTDLSGPAVTKRVGELLESVQLPAAYAKRFPHELSGGQRQRASLARGLALSPKLLIADEPTSALDVSVQAKVLELFREIQNELGFAALFISHDLAVVDILAQWVGVLYKGKMVEQGIGNQVMGNPQADYTKRLIASLPVPNPAEQAKRRAAHQALLTAK; translated from the coding sequence ATGAGCCGCTCCACAGAAAACGCAGCTAACGCCAGCGTGCCCAAGGGTGAAAAATCGCCTCGATCAGTCCTTGAAATTGCGGATCTGAAGGTAACCTTTGCCACGGATCAGGGCGATGTTCTGGCTGTAAAAGACGTCTCGTTCACGGTGGCTCCGGGTGAAATTGTTGCCATTGTGGGTGAATCAGGTTCCGGCAAGACCGTCACGGCAAAGACCATCTTGGGGCTACTGCCGGAGACTGCCGACAGTAGTGGGGCCGTGATTATTTCCGGTAACGACGTTTTGAGCGTCAGCGCCCAAGAAATGCGTCAGATCCGGGGTCGCGATGTAGCCATGGTGTTCCAAGAGCCATCCACGGCACTTAACCCCGTGTACACAGTGGGCTGGCAGATTGCCGAGGGCCTGCGTGCCCATCGTCCTGAGGGGAAGCGTGTGGGCAAGAAGGAAGCCCGCAAACTTGCCATCGAGGCGTTAGCCAAGGTGGGCATTCCGGAGCCGGAGAAGCGGGTTGATTATTACCCGCACCAATTCTCTGGAGGGCAGAAGCAGCGTGTGGTTATCGCAGCAGCGTTGGCCCTGAACCCCGGCTTGATTGTGGCTGATGAGCCCACTACGGCACTTGATGTGACGGTGCAGGCGGAGATTCTGGAACTGCTCCGAGATCTGCGCGATCGCTACGGAACCTCCATTGTTCTGATTACCCACAACATGGGTGTGGTGGCAGATCTTGCCGACCGGGTGGTGGTCATGTACCAGGGCGATGTGGTGGAGGAAGCCAGCTCGGCGGTGCTCTTTGACGCGCCACAACAGGACTACACGAAGGCGCTGCTCGCTGCTGTCCCACATTTGGGCCGCAACTCCGCATCCGCTGGATTCACGGAACGAGCCTTCCAAGACAAGGAAGTACTGGTCCGGGCCACGGATCTGGAAATTGAATACCCGGGCCGCTTGGGTAGCCCCGCATTCAAGGCCGTAGACAAGGTCTCCTTCACCATTAGCGCCGGCGAGGTCTTCGGTTTGGTGGGGGAGTCCGGCTCGGGCAAGACCACCATTGGCCGCGCCATTGCAGGGTTGAATCGCACCACGGGTGGTTCGTTGAACGTGCTCGGCTACGAGATGCTCAATTACAAGGAGCGCACGTTCCGGCCCCTGCGCAAGGACATCGGCTTTGTCTTCCAAGACCCGGCGGCTTCCTTCAACCCGTACCTGAGCATTGGTGAGTGTGTGGCTGAGCCCTTGCTCATCCACACCGACCTCTCCGGGCCGGCCGTCACCAAGCGTGTTGGCGAGTTGCTGGAATCGGTCCAGCTGCCGGCCGCGTATGCCAAGCGCTTCCCGCATGAGCTTTCCGGTGGACAGCGGCAGCGTGCATCACTGGCTCGTGGTCTGGCACTGTCGCCCAAGCTGCTGATCGCGGACGAGCCCACCTCGGCACTGGATGTTTCAGTCCAGGCAAAGGTGTTGGAACTGTTCCGTGAAATCCAGAACGAATTGGGCTTCGCGGCGCTCTTCATCAGCCACGACCTTGCCGTGGTGGACATTCTGGCGCAATGGGTCGGGGTGCTCTACAAAGGCAAAATGGTGGAGCAGGGGATTGGCAACCAGGTCATGGGCAACCCGCAGGCCGATTACACCAAGCGCCTCATTGCCTCATTGCCCGTGCCCAACCCGGCGGAGCAGGCTAAACGCCGTGCCGCCCATCAGGCGTTGTTGACGGCAAAGTAA
- a CDS encoding chorismate mutase has translation MTESSHAAHLSVEDFDPAASSLTGAVAPAVMAELLSIRSSIDNFDATLVYLLAERFKATQRVGILKATHQLPAGDPGREKAQIQRLRALAESAHLDPAFAEKFLNFIISEVIHHHQAISQSHSAAAATGGVPVVSLDGLGFVADPQAAPVMDDGGTQPK, from the coding sequence ATGACCGAATCGAGCCACGCTGCGCACCTGTCCGTTGAAGACTTTGACCCGGCCGCCAGTTCCCTCACTGGAGCCGTAGCCCCGGCCGTCATGGCGGAATTGCTGTCCATCCGCTCCAGTATTGACAACTTCGATGCCACCTTGGTGTACCTGCTGGCCGAACGATTCAAGGCCACCCAGCGCGTGGGCATTCTCAAGGCCACACACCAGCTGCCCGCCGGCGATCCGGGCCGCGAGAAGGCCCAAATCCAGCGTCTGCGTGCCCTCGCCGAGTCCGCCCACTTGGACCCCGCCTTTGCCGAGAAGTTCCTCAACTTCATCATTAGCGAGGTCATCCATCATCACCAAGCCATTTCGCAGAGCCATTCCGCAGCAGCCGCCACCGGTGGTGTTCCGGTGGTCAGCTTGGATGGGCTGGGCTTTGTGGCAGATCCGCAAGCTGCGCCCGTGATGGACGACGGCGGCACGCAGCCCAAGTGA